The following proteins come from a genomic window of Negativicoccus succinicivorans:
- a CDS encoding SGNH/GDSL hydrolase family protein, protein MHLLAAGDSLTYGFDVPMPSRWLSKLAAALPDLQVTNLGMCGAGLDQVLQRTERTLREPVAYDLLFLMAGSNDIMQDAENEQPVDIRPLVRKITAFASAHAALPIVIGIPPEITKEAIYTGWQSAPAFPYAVAAFQEYGDALVRAFPQATLDFRRLLASNEYDDGVHPNIYGYAKMAKHAQTYFASSNS, encoded by the coding sequence GCGACAGCTTAACTTACGGATTTGACGTGCCGATGCCTTCCCGCTGGCTGAGCAAATTGGCCGCGGCATTACCGGACCTGCAGGTTACCAATTTGGGCATGTGCGGCGCGGGACTGGATCAGGTGCTGCAACGCACCGAACGAACGTTGCGCGAACCCGTCGCGTACGATCTGTTGTTTTTAATGGCGGGCAGCAACGATATCATGCAAGACGCAGAAAACGAGCAGCCGGTGGATATCCGACCGCTCGTCCGAAAAATTACCGCCTTCGCATCCGCTCATGCCGCATTGCCCATCGTCATCGGCATTCCGCCGGAGATTACAAAAGAGGCGATCTACACCGGCTGGCAAAGCGCGCCCGCCTTTCCTTACGCGGTCGCCGCGTTCCAAGAATACGGTGACGCGCTCGTGCGCGCATTTCCGCAGGCGACGCTCGATTTTCGCCGTCTTCTCGCCTCCAACGAATACGATGACGGAGTCCATCCGAATATCTACGGCTACGCCAAAATGGCGAAGCACGCGCAAACTTATTTTGCCTCTTCCAACTCGTAA
- the rnmV gene encoding ribonuclease M5: MKIKEVIIVEGKSDIVRVRQAVDAEIIPTYGFGLSPETLSDIEAAYRRCGIIILTDPDGAGERIRRYLTQRFPEAKHAFVPKEDAIANDDLGIEQASPEAIRSALSKVRSIAPTNEAHFTVADLWQAGAAGTHDAAALRARLGARLGIGYANAKRFLVRLNHYGVTREEWAQALREEQTDGI; the protein is encoded by the coding sequence ATGAAAATCAAAGAAGTCATTATTGTTGAAGGAAAATCGGATATTGTCCGCGTGCGTCAGGCGGTAGATGCGGAAATCATTCCGACATACGGATTTGGCCTGAGCCCGGAAACGCTTTCGGATATTGAAGCGGCGTACCGGCGGTGCGGAATTATTATTCTCACCGATCCGGACGGCGCGGGGGAGCGTATTCGTCGCTATTTGACGCAGCGCTTTCCGGAGGCCAAGCATGCGTTCGTGCCGAAAGAGGACGCGATTGCCAACGATGATTTGGGCATCGAACAGGCGAGCCCTGAGGCCATTCGCAGCGCTCTCAGCAAAGTGCGCAGCATCGCGCCGACGAACGAGGCGCATTTTACGGTGGCGGATTTGTGGCAGGCGGGCGCGGCGGGTACGCATGATGCGGCCGCACTTCGGGCGCGTCTCGGCGCGCGGCTCGGCATCGGTTACGCGAATGCCAAACGTTTTTTGGTGCGTCTGAATCATTACGGCGTCACCCGTGAAGAATGGGCGCAAGCTCTTCGGGAGGAGCAGACCGATGGAATATGA
- the rsmA gene encoding 16S rRNA (adenine(1518)-N(6)/adenine(1519)-N(6))-dimethyltransferase RsmA, giving the protein MEYELARKGTIRRLTEHFGLRMQKKWGQNFLIRPEVVEDIVDAAELGPDDRVLEIGPGIGTLTQGLARTGAQVTAVELDPKLPEILAETLAAYPNVRIVPGDILKTDVRALMGDTPFTVAANLPYYITTPILMYLLEQKLPLVRLVLMMQREVAERLAASPGTKAYGAITLAVQYYTEAHVLFDVEPESFWPAPNVVSSVVEFIPRKQPPVDVRDEKLLFRLVKIAFAQRRKTFRNNIKAAGYESATADALLARTEIDGGRRGETFSLEEFARLANVLYELEEAK; this is encoded by the coding sequence ATGGAATATGAACTCGCACGCAAAGGAACGATTCGTCGCCTGACCGAGCATTTCGGTTTACGCATGCAAAAAAAATGGGGACAGAATTTTCTGATTCGTCCCGAGGTTGTTGAAGACATTGTCGACGCGGCGGAACTCGGACCCGATGACCGTGTTTTGGAGATCGGTCCCGGCATTGGCACGCTGACGCAGGGATTGGCGCGCACGGGAGCGCAGGTCACGGCGGTGGAATTGGATCCGAAACTGCCGGAAATTTTGGCGGAAACGCTCGCGGCGTATCCGAATGTGCGAATTGTCCCGGGAGATATTTTGAAAACGGACGTGCGCGCGCTGATGGGGGATACACCTTTTACCGTCGCGGCCAACTTGCCGTACTATATTACGACGCCGATTCTGATGTACCTTTTGGAGCAGAAGTTGCCGCTGGTGCGTCTGGTGCTGATGATGCAGCGCGAAGTGGCGGAACGTTTGGCGGCAAGCCCCGGTACGAAAGCGTACGGCGCGATCACGCTCGCGGTGCAGTACTACACGGAAGCGCACGTGCTTTTCGATGTCGAACCGGAATCGTTTTGGCCCGCGCCGAATGTCGTCTCAAGCGTCGTGGAATTTATTCCGCGTAAGCAACCGCCGGTGGACGTGCGGGATGAAAAACTGCTTTTCCGTCTGGTGAAAATCGCCTTCGCGCAACGCCGCAAAACGTTTCGTAATAATATAAAAGCCGCCGGCTATGAGTCAGCGACGGCGGATGCGTTGTTGGCGCGGACGGAGATCGACGGCGGTCGACGCGGCGAAACATTCAGTTTGGAGGAATTCGCGCGCCTGGCCAACGTGCTTTACGAGTTGGAAGAGGCAAAATAA
- a CDS encoding dihydroorotate dehydrogenase, with the protein MSANIAVNFCGVTMATPIIAASGTFGFGLEYAPYLDLDQVGAVSVKGLTREPRRGNAGVRIAETPAGILNCIGLENPGVEAFCTDILPQIHAASSIRVMANISGNTVADYAYMAERLNDEPVDFLEVNISCPNVKKGGMSFGVDPHAAAEVTRAVKDHTRLPVVVKLSPNVTDIRVIASAVEEAGADAVSLVNTFMGLAIDAKTRRPLLGNVTGGLSGPCVKPMALRLVWEVAQTVHIPICGLGGIMTGLDAIEFMMVGADCVSVGTATMRDPAACVKIAGEMAAWCDAEGVKDISEIVGTLRIPGEN; encoded by the coding sequence GTGAGCGCGAATATAGCCGTCAATTTTTGCGGGGTCACGATGGCGACGCCGATTATCGCCGCCTCGGGCACGTTCGGATTCGGACTCGAATACGCACCCTATCTTGACTTGGATCAGGTCGGCGCCGTATCGGTCAAGGGACTGACACGGGAACCGCGACGCGGCAATGCGGGTGTGCGGATTGCCGAAACGCCGGCCGGAATTTTAAACTGCATCGGTTTGGAAAATCCCGGCGTAGAAGCGTTTTGCACGGATATTTTGCCGCAGATTCACGCCGCGTCGTCCATTCGCGTGATGGCGAATATTTCCGGCAATACGGTGGCGGATTACGCGTACATGGCGGAACGTCTGAACGATGAGCCGGTCGATTTTCTGGAAGTAAATATTTCCTGCCCGAATGTGAAAAAAGGCGGGATGAGTTTCGGTGTCGATCCGCACGCGGCGGCGGAAGTGACGCGCGCGGTGAAAGATCACACGCGGCTTCCCGTCGTCGTGAAATTGAGTCCGAACGTGACGGATATCCGCGTCATCGCGAGCGCCGTGGAAGAAGCGGGCGCGGATGCGGTATCACTTGTCAATACCTTTATGGGACTGGCGATTGATGCGAAAACGCGGCGGCCGCTGCTGGGCAACGTCACCGGCGGACTTTCCGGCCCGTGCGTTAAGCCGATGGCCTTGCGTTTGGTCTGGGAAGTCGCGCAAACGGTCCATATTCCGATTTGCGGTTTGGGCGGTATCATGACAGGGTTGGACGCCATCGAATTCATGATGGTCGGCGCCGACTGCGTCTCCGTCGGCACGGCGACAATGCGCGATCCGGCCGCCTGCGTAAAAATCGCGGGCGAAATGGCCGCCTGGTGCGATGCGGAAGGTGTCAAAGATATTTCGGAAATCGTCGGCACGTTGCGTATTCCGGGTGAAAACTGA
- a CDS encoding dihydroorotate dehydrogenase electron transfer subunit: MNALEVGPIRTNERVSADMYRLVAELPRLAQTTRPGQFLHVRTARGWDPLLRRPFSPSRVDRENGLVEMVYRVVGRGTELMTQMRADDEIDVLGPRGTTFTLDGKMLMVGGGVGIAPILFAAQQAAAGTATVIIGGRSREELFWRDYFPDTINDLLLTTDDGSVGHHGYAVDLVPALLASGEFDRVLCCGPTILMSKVAAAAYAAGVPCEVSFERRMGCGTGGCYACVCDRKDGTHAKVCQEGPVFDSREVIL; encoded by the coding sequence ATGAACGCGCTTGAAGTCGGACCGATTCGGACGAATGAACGCGTTTCTGCCGATATGTATCGGCTGGTGGCGGAGCTGCCGCGTTTGGCGCAAACGACACGGCCGGGTCAGTTTTTACACGTGCGCACGGCACGCGGCTGGGATCCGTTGCTGCGGCGTCCATTTTCGCCGTCGCGCGTCGATCGCGAAAACGGATTGGTAGAAATGGTCTATCGCGTTGTCGGCCGCGGCACGGAACTGATGACGCAGATGCGCGCGGACGACGAAATCGATGTGCTCGGTCCGCGCGGCACGACATTTACGCTGGACGGAAAAATGTTAATGGTCGGCGGCGGAGTGGGGATCGCCCCGATCCTTTTCGCCGCGCAACAGGCGGCGGCGGGAACCGCTACCGTCATCATCGGCGGTCGCAGTCGGGAAGAACTGTTTTGGCGGGACTATTTTCCCGACACGATCAACGATTTGTTGTTGACTACGGACGACGGTTCGGTCGGTCATCACGGCTATGCGGTGGATCTTGTGCCGGCGCTGCTCGCATCCGGCGAGTTTGATCGGGTGCTTTGCTGCGGGCCGACTATTTTGATGAGTAAAGTCGCCGCCGCGGCCTATGCGGCCGGTGTGCCCTGCGAAGTTTCGTTCGAACGGCGGATGGGTTGCGGCACCGGCGGTTGCTACGCCTGCGTGTGCGATCGTAAGGATGGAACGCATGCGAAAGTATGTCAGGAAGGTCCTGTTTTTGACAGCCGGGAGGTGATCCTGTGA